One region of Haloprofundus salilacus genomic DNA includes:
- a CDS encoding sulfatase-like hydrolase/transferase: MATTEDVENVVVFVSDALRFDFLPAFIRELGVTAKAVAPSTLTASSVPSLTTGEYPATHRSWMFNDQLQKRPELLTPNGTDVGFDAETVWLELPSSDKPPLQINHVDHERQLDELEPPFTHYIHDVGPHAPYGFENGVFESTKAFFRNHEKRRPQLVSLYRQDCRNSARRFLDVYDQLVDRDLLEETLVIFTSDHGQALGEWGNGGRFGHGHPLSPETVYVPIVFMGAGLPAGETYPQLLSGTDIAPTALSAQRNVTPTDVDGTDLWRGTPDPERKVRCDVWQHLDVEVRDREVKLTVYAATSAWNDDGGFVFSRKSPLHRLAGMTYDNLFRGYSPAWRHNFSMANAATMVTQSLTDEMVFGTPEFSAEEAKTWLPDTFEERSGDAESRDLSEEQRSQLRDLGYLS; this comes from the coding sequence GTGGCAACTACTGAAGACGTGGAGAACGTCGTGGTTTTCGTCTCCGACGCGCTCCGTTTTGATTTTCTTCCGGCCTTCATCCGTGAACTCGGCGTGACTGCGAAGGCCGTCGCGCCGAGTACCCTCACGGCGTCGTCCGTTCCCTCGCTAACTACGGGAGAGTATCCGGCGACTCACCGGTCGTGGATGTTTAACGACCAACTCCAGAAACGACCCGAACTGCTGACCCCGAACGGGACCGACGTTGGCTTCGACGCTGAGACCGTCTGGCTCGAACTTCCGTCGTCCGACAAGCCGCCGCTTCAGATAAACCACGTGGACCACGAGAGGCAGCTCGACGAACTCGAACCGCCGTTCACCCATTACATCCACGACGTCGGTCCGCACGCTCCGTACGGCTTCGAGAACGGTGTGTTCGAGTCGACGAAGGCGTTCTTCCGTAACCACGAGAAGCGTCGTCCGCAACTTGTCTCGCTGTACCGCCAAGACTGCAGAAACTCGGCGAGACGATTCCTCGACGTATACGACCAACTCGTCGACCGAGACCTTCTGGAGGAGACGCTCGTGATATTCACGAGCGACCACGGACAGGCACTGGGTGAGTGGGGTAACGGTGGGCGGTTCGGTCACGGCCACCCCCTCTCTCCCGAGACCGTCTACGTACCCATCGTCTTCATGGGTGCGGGACTACCGGCAGGCGAGACCTATCCTCAACTGCTGAGCGGGACGGACATCGCCCCGACGGCGCTTTCGGCCCAGCGAAACGTCACTCCAACCGACGTAGATGGGACGGACCTCTGGCGCGGGACGCCCGACCCTGAGCGAAAGGTTCGTTGCGACGTTTGGCAGCACCTCGATGTCGAGGTGCGCGACAGAGAGGTCAAACTCACCGTCTACGCCGCAACCTCTGCGTGGAACGACGACGGAGGGTTCGTGTTCAGTCGGAAATCACCGCTCCACCGACTCGCCGGAATGACGTACGACAACCTGTTCAGGGGTTACTCACCAGCGTGGCGTCACAACTTCTCGATGGCGAATGCAGCCACCATGGTCACCCAGTCGCTCACGGACGAGATGGTGTTCGGAACGCCCGAATTCTCCGCTGAAGAAGCAAAAACTTGGTTACCCGATACGTTCGAGGAGCGCAGTGGGGACGCCGAGAGTCGGGACCTCTCGGAGGAACAGCGGTCACAGCTGCGCGATCTCGGCTATCTTTCGTAG
- a CDS encoding DUF7261 family protein, with amino-acid sequence MEERVRARIPTGVPAGQATTAGTQWAETNCPRGPNREFGPCESFGGVVVQERAGDAVVVAVSLDVRAG; translated from the coding sequence GTGGAAGAGAGGGTCAGAGCCCGAATTCCGACGGGCGTCCCTGCCGGACAGGCGACGACGGCGGGGACGCAGTGGGCGGAGACGAACTGTCCGCGCGGGCCGAATCGCGAGTTTGGCCCCTGCGAGTCGTTCGGCGGCGTTGTCGTTCAAGAGCGAGCGGGAGACGCTGTCGTCGTCGCGGTGAGTCTGGATGTCCGGGCCGGGTAG
- a CDS encoding glycosyltransferase family 2 protein has protein sequence MDGRYVESNHSDSIAVSTRGAYALGVVMGESEERHLLRILARAVQHGCPLFAVRGDGSILHAIGSGDEPVEVRLHAGSLVADAETARETLVELARSYGLRGLVVQTDPATKIDFDASFDALEVGSDFTVEAQAQGAEAEPLEAPVVVGIPAYNEEHAVGSIVAEAREYADIVVVVDDGSVDETAERAAEAGAVVVEHSENRGYGAALRTLFEEGKRRNASSLVVLDADGQHSASDVQRLLRRQEECGADIVIGSRFTGTVTSDIPLYRRFGIWVINVLTNVGLGTLRKENRIGDTQSGFRAYGPRAIESLADDETLGSNMRASTDILFHARERGYHIDEVGIEVRYDLEDTYTENPILHGYSVVNGILRLIERDRPLTALGVPGFVSALAGLSFGYWTMFEYGQTGEFPLGIAGLSLLLLLVGFVASVVAIVHQSLRDVETD, from the coding sequence ATGGATGGGAGATACGTCGAGAGCAACCACTCCGACTCGATAGCGGTCTCTACGCGCGGGGCGTACGCGCTCGGGGTGGTGATGGGTGAGAGCGAGGAGCGGCATCTTCTCCGTATTCTCGCCCGTGCGGTACAGCACGGTTGCCCACTGTTTGCGGTCCGGGGGGACGGGTCGATACTGCACGCTATCGGGTCCGGCGACGAACCGGTAGAGGTGCGACTGCACGCCGGGTCACTCGTCGCCGACGCGGAGACGGCGCGAGAGACACTCGTCGAACTCGCGCGGTCGTACGGCCTGCGCGGACTCGTCGTCCAGACGGACCCGGCGACGAAGATCGACTTCGACGCGAGTTTCGACGCGCTCGAGGTCGGAAGCGACTTCACCGTCGAGGCGCAGGCGCAGGGGGCGGAGGCCGAACCGCTCGAAGCACCGGTCGTCGTCGGTATCCCGGCCTACAACGAGGAACACGCCGTCGGTTCAATCGTCGCCGAGGCGAGGGAGTATGCCGACATCGTCGTCGTCGTCGACGACGGAAGCGTCGACGAAACCGCAGAACGAGCCGCCGAGGCCGGTGCCGTCGTCGTCGAGCATTCGGAGAACCGCGGCTACGGCGCGGCGCTCCGGACGCTGTTCGAAGAGGGGAAACGGCGGAACGCGTCGAGTCTCGTCGTGCTTGACGCGGACGGCCAACACAGCGCCAGCGACGTTCAGCGACTGCTCCGGCGACAGGAGGAGTGCGGTGCCGACATCGTCATCGGGAGTCGCTTCACCGGTACCGTCACGAGCGACATCCCGTTGTATCGCCGGTTCGGCATCTGGGTCATCAACGTCCTCACCAACGTCGGACTCGGAACACTCCGAAAGGAGAACCGGATCGGTGACACGCAGAGCGGCTTTCGCGCGTACGGTCCGAGAGCCATCGAGTCGCTCGCCGACGACGAGACGCTCGGGTCGAACATGCGAGCGAGCACGGACATCCTGTTCCACGCCCGCGAACGCGGGTATCACATCGACGAAGTGGGCATCGAAGTGCGCTACGACCTCGAGGATACCTACACCGAGAATCCCATACTGCACGGGTACTCCGTCGTCAACGGCATCCTCCGACTCATCGAACGGGACCGCCCGCTGACCGCGCTCGGCGTCCCCGGATTCGTCAGCGCGCTCGCGGGGTTGAGCTTCGGCTACTGGACGATGTTCGAGTACGGCCAAACCGGAGAGTTCCCGCTCGGAATCGCCGGACTCTCGCTGCTGTTGCTTCTCGTCGGCTTCGTCGCCAGCGTCGTCGCTATCGTCCACCAGTCGCTGCGGGACGTGGAGACGGACTGA